Proteins encoded in a region of the Cytobacillus pseudoceanisediminis genome:
- the hbs gene encoding non-specific DNA-binding protein Hbs, protein MNKTELINAVAEAGELSKKDATKAVDAVFDTILDALKNGDKVQLIGFGNFEVRERAARKGRNPQTGEEIEIAASKVPAFKPGKALKDAVK, encoded by the coding sequence ATGAACAAAACAGAACTAATTAACGCAGTTGCTGAAGCTGGCGAACTTTCTAAAAAAGACGCGACTAAAGCAGTTGATGCTGTTTTCGATACAATCCTTGATGCTTTGAAAAATGGTGATAAGGTACAACTAATCGGTTTCGGAAACTTTGAAGTTCGCGAGCGTGCAGCCCGTAAAGGACGCAACCCGCAAACTGGCGAAGAAATCGAAATCGCTGCAAGCAAAGTTCCTGCTTTCAAACCAGGTAAAGCGCTTAAAGATGCAGTTAAATAA
- the ndk gene encoding nucleoside-diphosphate kinase, with amino-acid sequence MERTFLMVKPDGVQRNLIGEIVSRFEKKGFQLVGGKLMSISKELAEEHYGEHKERPFFGELVDFITSGPVFAMVWEGENVIATARQMMGSTNPKDAAPGTIRGDFGITVGKNVIHGSDSPASAEREIGLFFKEEEKVEYKKLMNEWIN; translated from the coding sequence ATGGAAAGAACATTTTTAATGGTTAAACCAGACGGAGTACAGCGCAATCTAATCGGGGAAATCGTTTCCCGTTTCGAAAAGAAAGGCTTTCAGCTTGTTGGCGGCAAGCTAATGAGCATCAGCAAGGAACTTGCTGAAGAGCATTATGGAGAGCATAAAGAGCGTCCATTTTTCGGAGAACTTGTTGACTTTATTACATCCGGACCAGTATTCGCAATGGTTTGGGAAGGTGAAAATGTTATCGCTACAGCTCGTCAGATGATGGGTTCAACAAATCCTAAAGATGCTGCTCCTGGAACAATCAGAGGAGATTTCGGCATTACAGTTGGGAAAAATGTAATCCATGGATCAGATTCACCTGCAAGTGCAGAACGTGAGATCGGCCTTTTCTTCAAAGAGGAAGAAAAAGTGGAATACAAAAAACTAATGAATGAATGGATTAACTAA
- a CDS encoding DUF2768 domain-containing protein, protein MSPALMKMWISLASMGFMFLSIILIYLSRYKLKPGVFKIITAIVAYFLMIISGIIIVIVVFSGPTSS, encoded by the coding sequence ATGTCGCCGGCTTTAATGAAAATGTGGATATCCCTTGCTTCTATGGGATTTATGTTTTTATCTATAATATTAATTTATCTTAGCCGCTACAAGCTGAAACCTGGAGTTTTTAAGATTATAACAGCCATTGTTGCCTACTTTTTAATGATAATAAGCGGGATTATTATAGTGATTGTCGTGTTCAGCGGTCCGACAAGCAGCTAG
- the menG gene encoding demethylmenaquinone methyltransferase → MQQSKEERVHSVFEKIYGNYDKMNSVISFQQHLRWRKDTMKKMNVQKGSKALDVCCGTADWSIALAEAVGENGKVVGLDFSKNMLKIGEEKIKDRKLKQVELVHGNAMELPFADNSFDYVTIGFGLRNVPDYLQVLKEMHRVAKPGGIAVCLETSQPTLFGYKQAYYFYFRFIMPMFGKLFAKSFNEYSWLQESARDFPGMKELAGMFEEAGFKNVTFKPYSGGVAAVHIGTK, encoded by the coding sequence ATGCAGCAATCAAAAGAAGAACGTGTTCATAGCGTATTTGAAAAGATTTATGGCAACTACGATAAAATGAATTCAGTTATCAGCTTTCAGCAGCATTTAAGATGGCGCAAAGATACAATGAAAAAGATGAATGTTCAAAAGGGTTCAAAGGCTCTTGATGTTTGCTGCGGTACTGCCGATTGGTCCATTGCGCTTGCTGAAGCAGTAGGTGAAAACGGTAAAGTTGTAGGTTTGGATTTCAGTAAAAATATGCTTAAAATCGGTGAGGAAAAAATTAAGGATAGGAAACTGAAGCAAGTCGAGCTTGTGCATGGAAATGCAATGGAACTTCCTTTTGCGGACAATTCCTTCGATTATGTTACAATCGGTTTCGGTCTTCGCAATGTTCCGGATTATCTGCAGGTATTAAAAGAAATGCACCGTGTTGCAAAGCCTGGCGGTATAGCAGTGTGTCTGGAGACTTCTCAGCCAACTCTGTTTGGATACAAGCAGGCTTATTATTTCTACTTCCGTTTTATCATGCCTATGTTTGGCAAGCTTTTTGCCAAAAGTTTTAATGAATATTCCTGGCTGCAGGAATCAGCCAGAGACTTTCCTGGGATGAAAGAACTTGCAGGAATGTTCGAAGAAGCAGGCTTTAAGAACGTCACATTCAAGCCATATAGCGGCGGTGTGGCTGCAGTACACATTGGAACGAAATAA
- the der gene encoding ribosome biogenesis GTPase Der — translation MAKPVVAIVGRPNVGKSTIFNRIVGERISIVEDIPGVTRDRIYSSAEWLTHDFNIIDTGGIDIGDEPFLEQIRLQAEIAIDEADVIIFLVNGREGVTSADEEVAKILYKAKKPVVLGVNKIDNPEMRDLVYDFYALGFGEPFPISGSHGLGLGDLLDEAAKHFPKHGQTEYGEDVIKFSLIGRPNVGKSSLVNAMLGEERVIVSNIAGTTRDAIDSKVKVDGQEYVIIDTAGMRKKGKVYETTEKYSVLRALRAIERSDVVLVVIDGEEGIIEQDKRIAGYAHEAGRAVVIVVNKWDAVEKDERTMKAFEQNIREHFQFLDYAPIVFLSAKTKKRIHTLIPMINTASENHALRVETSVLNDVVMDAVAMNPTPTDKGRRLRIYYTTQVAVKPPTFVVFVNDPELLHFSYERFLENRIRDAFGFEGTPIKIFARERK, via the coding sequence ATGGCAAAACCAGTGGTGGCTATTGTCGGGCGTCCTAACGTTGGGAAATCAACGATATTTAACAGAATTGTAGGAGAACGGATATCCATTGTCGAAGATATTCCGGGAGTGACAAGGGACAGGATTTATAGTTCGGCAGAATGGCTGACTCATGATTTTAATATTATTGACACAGGCGGAATTGATATTGGAGACGAGCCATTTTTAGAGCAAATTCGGCTTCAGGCAGAAATTGCGATTGATGAAGCGGATGTCATCATTTTTCTTGTAAACGGGCGAGAGGGTGTTACCTCTGCAGACGAGGAAGTTGCCAAAATTTTATATAAAGCCAAAAAGCCTGTAGTTCTTGGGGTAAATAAGATCGATAACCCTGAGATGCGGGATTTAGTCTATGACTTTTATGCACTTGGCTTTGGTGAACCATTTCCTATTTCAGGTTCTCATGGGCTTGGTCTTGGAGACTTGCTTGATGAAGCAGCCAAGCATTTCCCGAAACATGGCCAAACTGAATATGGAGAAGATGTCATTAAGTTTTCTTTAATTGGGCGCCCGAATGTCGGGAAATCCTCCCTTGTAAACGCAATGCTTGGTGAAGAACGGGTCATTGTCAGCAATATCGCAGGCACCACAAGAGATGCTATCGACTCGAAGGTGAAGGTTGACGGACAGGAATATGTCATCATCGATACTGCAGGAATGCGAAAAAAAGGGAAAGTCTATGAAACAACAGAAAAATACAGTGTACTGAGAGCTTTGCGGGCAATCGAACGTTCCGATGTTGTCCTAGTGGTCATCGATGGGGAAGAAGGAATCATCGAGCAGGACAAGCGCATTGCCGGTTATGCTCATGAAGCAGGCAGAGCTGTTGTTATTGTAGTCAATAAGTGGGATGCAGTTGAAAAAGATGAGAGAACAATGAAGGCATTTGAACAAAATATCCGTGAGCATTTTCAATTCCTTGATTATGCACCAATTGTTTTCCTTTCAGCTAAAACGAAAAAGCGTATTCATACTCTTATCCCGATGATTAATACAGCCAGTGAAAACCATGCTTTGCGTGTTGAAACAAGCGTCCTCAATGATGTCGTTATGGATGCTGTTGCGATGAATCCAACACCTACAGATAAAGGAAGACGCCTAAGAATTTATTATACAACACAGGTTGCTGTGAAGCCGCCGACATTTGTTGTGTTTGTTAATGATCCTGAACTTCTTCATTTTTCATATGAACGTTTCCTTGAAAACAGAATTAGAGACGCTTTTGGTTTTGAAGGCACACCTATTAAGATATTTGCAAGGGAAAGAAAATAA
- a CDS encoding heptaprenyl diphosphate synthase component 1: MISFLNDVEIPDTKAEKYAVTAMLIQIALDTHELVKNDESEDKGLKHRQLTVLAGVYYSGLYYKILAAFDDIKMIRAFADGIKDVNEHKISLYQKSPDAVDSLMNSVKKVEASLFEKLADAFSKAAWKEVISNLLFIKRLIAEKQQFIKEGTSVVFEALKKLTFPKVKDMSAEQRRYLILICDRYIDFSRNIVDQSLRKFPLANELLEQRIHCIFNNSQSVAKTFVEEG; the protein is encoded by the coding sequence CTGATCTCTTTCCTGAATGATGTGGAAATACCTGACACAAAAGCAGAAAAATATGCAGTTACTGCAATGCTTATCCAAATCGCCCTTGATACCCATGAACTTGTTAAGAACGATGAATCTGAAGACAAAGGTCTTAAGCATAGACAGCTCACTGTCCTTGCAGGTGTTTATTACAGCGGTTTATATTACAAGATTCTCGCAGCTTTTGATGATATTAAAATGATCAGGGCCTTCGCAGATGGGATTAAAGATGTAAATGAGCATAAAATTTCGCTATATCAGAAGTCTCCTGATGCAGTTGACAGCCTGATGAATTCAGTCAAAAAAGTTGAGGCGTCCCTATTTGAAAAACTGGCTGATGCATTCAGCAAGGCAGCTTGGAAAGAGGTAATATCCAATCTTTTATTCATCAAGCGATTGATTGCAGAGAAGCAGCAGTTCATTAAGGAAGGAACCTCAGTTGTTTTTGAAGCCCTGAAAAAGCTGACTTTCCCAAAAGTGAAAGACATGTCTGCTGAGCAGCGGAGATATCTGATTCTCATTTGTGATAGATATATTGATTTTTCAAGGAATATAGTTGATCAATCCCTGAGGAAATTCCCTCTTGCAAATGAATTATTAGAGCAGCGTATTCACTGCATTTTTAATAATAGTCAGTCTGTGGCTAAAACTTTTGTGGAAGAAGGATAA
- the spoIVA gene encoding stage IV sporulation protein A produces MEKVDIFKDIAERTGGDIYFGVVGAVRTGKSTFIKKFMELVVLPNMENEAERARTQDELPQSAAGKTIMTTEPKFVPNQAATVHVAEGLDVNIRLVDCVGYTVPGAKGYEDENGPRMINTPWYEEPIPFHEAAEIGTRKVIQEHSTIGVVVTTDGTIGEIPRANYLEAEERVIEELKEVGKPFIMIINSVQPHHPNTDALRNDLAEKYDIPVLAMSVEGMRESDVLNVMREALYEFPVLEVNVNLPSWVMVLHEDHWLRESYQEAVKETVKDIKRLRDVDRVVHQFSDFEFIDRAGLAGIEMGQGVAEIDLYAPDDLYDEVLKEIVGVEIRGKDHLLELMQEFAHAKAEYDQISDALRMVKQTGYGIAAPSLADMSLDEPEITRHGSRFGVRLKAVAPSIHMIKVDVESEFSPIIGTEKQSEELVRYLMQDFEDDPLSIWNSDIFGRSLSSIVREGIQAKLSLMPENARYKLKETLERIINEGSGGLIAIIL; encoded by the coding sequence TTGGAAAAGGTTGATATTTTTAAAGATATTGCCGAAAGAACTGGCGGCGATATATATTTTGGAGTAGTTGGCGCAGTTCGCACCGGCAAATCTACATTTATAAAAAAGTTTATGGAACTAGTTGTTCTGCCAAATATGGAGAATGAAGCAGAACGTGCCCGCACACAGGATGAGCTTCCTCAAAGTGCTGCCGGCAAGACGATTATGACAACAGAACCGAAATTTGTCCCTAACCAGGCTGCTACAGTGCATGTTGCAGAAGGGCTGGATGTAAATATCAGGCTTGTGGACTGTGTGGGATATACAGTACCGGGGGCGAAGGGCTATGAAGACGAAAACGGCCCGAGAATGATCAATACACCTTGGTATGAAGAGCCGATTCCTTTTCATGAAGCTGCTGAAATAGGAACTAGAAAGGTAATTCAGGAGCATTCGACTATCGGAGTAGTGGTTACAACTGACGGAACAATTGGAGAGATCCCGCGTGCGAATTACCTGGAAGCCGAAGAAAGGGTTATTGAAGAGTTAAAGGAAGTTGGCAAGCCATTTATCATGATCATTAACAGTGTCCAGCCTCATCATCCGAATACGGATGCCCTGAGAAATGATCTCGCTGAAAAATACGATATCCCTGTCCTGGCCATGAGTGTTGAGGGCATGAGGGAATCAGATGTACTAAACGTTATGCGTGAAGCTCTTTATGAGTTCCCGGTACTGGAGGTCAATGTAAACCTTCCGAGCTGGGTAATGGTGCTGCATGAAGATCACTGGCTTCGTGAAAGCTATCAGGAAGCTGTTAAAGAAACGGTTAAGGATATAAAGAGGCTAAGAGATGTCGACCGAGTGGTCCATCAATTCAGCGACTTTGAATTCATTGACCGGGCAGGCCTCGCAGGTATTGAAATGGGGCAGGGAGTAGCCGAAATTGACTTATATGCGCCAGATGATCTTTATGATGAGGTACTTAAAGAGATAGTGGGTGTTGAAATCCGCGGAAAAGACCACTTGCTTGAGCTGATGCAGGAATTTGCTCATGCCAAAGCAGAGTATGATCAAATTTCCGATGCATTGAGAATGGTAAAGCAAACCGGCTACGGCATTGCTGCTCCTTCGCTGGCTGATATGAGCCTCGATGAACCGGAAATTACACGCCATGGTTCCCGCTTTGGTGTAAGGCTAAAAGCCGTTGCCCCATCCATTCATATGATTAAAGTGGATGTAGAATCTGAATTCTCACCTATCATCGGAACAGAAAAGCAAAGTGAAGAACTTGTCCGCTATCTGATGCAGGACTTTGAAGACGATCCGCTTTCAATTTGGAACTCCGACATCTTTGGACGCAGCCTAAGCTCCATCGTAAGAGAAGGAATTCAGGCCAAACTCTCCCTAATGCCTGAAAATGCAAGATACAAACTGAAAGAAACATTAGAAAGAATCATCAACGAAGGCTCTGGCGGATTAATAGCGATTATTCTTTAA
- the mtrB gene encoding trp RNA-binding attenuation protein MtrB, translated as MEKKSPSANEYIVIKAKEDGVNVIGLTRGSDTRFHHSEKLDQGEVMIAQFTEHTSAIKIRGNARIMTSYGELESEAKK; from the coding sequence ATGGAAAAGAAAAGTCCATCAGCAAATGAATATATTGTGATAAAAGCCAAAGAAGACGGTGTTAATGTCATAGGGTTAACAAGAGGCTCTGATACAAGATTCCATCATTCAGAAAAACTTGATCAGGGAGAAGTAATGATTGCACAATTTACCGAGCATACATCCGCGATTAAGATCCGGGGGAATGCAAGAATAATGACAAGCTATGGGGAACTTGAAAGTGAAGCTAAGAAATAA
- a CDS encoding NAD(P)H-dependent glycerol-3-phosphate dehydrogenase yields the protein MERKKESVAVAGAGSWGTALAMVLADNGHDVRLWGHNPDQIEEINKHHTNQKYLSGIHLPAEIRGYTSLEEALTGTDTLILAVPTKAIREVVGKIKGSRKEPLTIVHVSKGIEPDSLLRISEMIEEEMPGNLLDSVVVLSGPSHAEEVSLRHPTTVTVSSKNMVAAEKIQDLFINNNFRVYTNPDIIGVEIGGALKNIIALAAGITDGLGYGDNAKAALITRGLAEIARLGMKMGASPLTFSGLAGIGDLIVTCTSVHSRNWRAGNLLGKGHNLQEVLDNMGMVVEGVRTTKAAHQLAQKYDVKMPITTVLYDVLFNNVIAKDAVDLLMARGKTHEMEDLANVLEDQSGNKKD from the coding sequence ATGGAGCGGAAAAAAGAAAGTGTAGCTGTAGCAGGTGCTGGCAGCTGGGGTACTGCCCTGGCGATGGTGCTTGCGGATAATGGGCATGACGTCAGACTGTGGGGCCATAATCCTGATCAGATAGAAGAAATTAATAAGCACCATACTAATCAAAAATATTTATCAGGGATACATCTGCCTGCAGAAATAAGGGGATACACCTCGCTTGAAGAGGCTTTAACCGGAACAGACACTTTGATTTTGGCAGTACCGACAAAGGCAATTCGTGAAGTAGTCGGCAAGATCAAGGGAAGTAGAAAAGAGCCTCTAACCATTGTACACGTAAGTAAAGGCATTGAACCTGATTCACTTCTCCGGATTTCTGAAATGATTGAAGAAGAAATGCCTGGAAATCTTCTGGATAGTGTAGTGGTACTCTCTGGCCCAAGCCATGCAGAAGAAGTTAGTCTGCGGCATCCAACTACTGTTACGGTATCATCAAAAAATATGGTTGCTGCCGAAAAAATCCAGGATTTGTTTATCAATAACAATTTCAGAGTATATACAAACCCGGATATCATTGGAGTGGAAATTGGCGGGGCTTTGAAAAATATTATTGCGCTTGCAGCTGGAATTACAGATGGCTTAGGCTATGGAGACAATGCAAAGGCAGCCCTGATAACCAGAGGCCTTGCTGAAATTGCCCGTCTCGGTATGAAGATGGGGGCAAGCCCGCTTACTTTCTCCGGTTTAGCGGGAATCGGTGATTTGATCGTTACATGCACTTCTGTCCATTCACGCAATTGGCGAGCAGGCAACCTTCTTGGAAAGGGCCATAATCTGCAGGAAGTCCTTGATAATATGGGGATGGTCGTAGAGGGAGTCAGGACAACAAAGGCAGCACATCAGCTGGCTCAAAAATATGATGTAAAAATGCCGATTACTACTGTCCTGTATGATGTTCTTTTTAATAATGTAATTGCGAAGGATGCTGTTGATCTTCTGATGGCAAGAGGAAAAACACATGAGATGGAAGATCTTGCGAACGTTTTGGAAGATCAAAGCGGGAATAAAAAGGACTGA
- a CDS encoding YIEGIA family protein gives MSEYTYPILFGLAAGTLTRIYMLRTDYRQYPTYLHGKIIHVALGFIAAGLGTVAIPSIMEEEFTAITFLTLAASQFREVRNMERNTLTELDSYEMVPRGKTYIEGVAIAFESRNYLVIFTSLLSTLGYLLFNIWGGLAAAILAVLISKKLMSGGRLKEIVEVEFVEPRFDGAGLYVDNIYIMNIGLPERQEEVLRYGMGFILKPKNFNARSTIANLGQRQAILHDVSTALGVYRDSGTPALVPLAKRDLDDGRVGVFVLPQEKNINKAIKIIEAVPTLENAIRMPTERQTNGKGS, from the coding sequence ATGAGCGAATATACGTACCCGATACTTTTTGGTCTGGCAGCCGGAACTTTGACCCGTATTTATATGCTGAGGACGGATTACCGGCAATATCCTACATACTTACATGGAAAAATTATACACGTTGCATTGGGATTCATTGCTGCTGGCCTGGGAACGGTGGCCATCCCTTCAATTATGGAGGAAGAATTCACAGCCATTACCTTCCTGACCCTTGCTGCATCCCAGTTTAGGGAAGTCAGAAACATGGAGAGAAACACGCTTACTGAACTGGACAGCTACGAAATGGTTCCCAGAGGCAAAACGTATATAGAAGGCGTGGCGATCGCCTTCGAAAGCAGAAATTATCTTGTGATTTTTACATCTTTATTAAGTACGCTTGGCTATCTGCTATTTAATATATGGGGAGGGCTTGCGGCAGCCATTCTGGCCGTACTTATTTCAAAGAAATTAATGTCAGGGGGAAGGCTGAAGGAAATCGTTGAAGTTGAGTTTGTAGAGCCGCGATTTGATGGAGCGGGCTTGTATGTTGACAATATTTATATCATGAATATAGGTTTGCCTGAAAGACAAGAGGAAGTGCTGCGATATGGGATGGGATTTATTTTAAAACCTAAAAATTTCAATGCCCGCTCCACTATTGCGAATCTTGGGCAGAGACAGGCTATATTGCATGATGTTTCTACTGCTTTGGGTGTTTACCGGGATTCCGGAACTCCTGCGCTTGTTCCGCTTGCGAAAAGGGACCTTGATGATGGGCGTGTGGGGGTTTTTGTATTGCCGCAGGAAAAGAATATCAATAAAGCCATAAAAATCATCGAAGCGGTTCCGACACTCGAAAACGCGATTAGGATGCCTACTGAACGGCAAACGAATGGGAAAGGAAGTTAG
- the aroC gene encoding chorismate synthase has translation MRYLTSGESHGPQLTTIIEGLPAGMPLIDSDINEELARRQKGYGRGRRMQIEKDTVQITAGIRHGYTLGSPVALVVENNDWKHWTKIMGQDPLSPEDEGEVKRKISRPRPGHADLNGALKYGHRDMRNVLERSSARETTVRVAAGAAAKKLLSELGIEVAAHVIEIGGVVSSKRDYSSLKELKEITEESPVRCLDQNAGQKMMDAIDSAKENGDSIGGVVEVIVEGMPPGVGSYVHYDRKLDSKLAGAMVSINAFKGVEFGIGFEAARKPGSEVHDEITWDPEKGYYRKTNRLGGLEGGMTTGMPIVVRGVMKPIPTLYKPLQSVDIETKEPFSASIERSDSCAVPAAAVVAENVIAWELASAIVDQFYSDRFEALKASVEQQRKFAREF, from the coding sequence TTGAGATATCTTACATCTGGTGAATCTCACGGACCACAGCTGACCACTATAATTGAAGGGCTGCCTGCAGGAATGCCGCTGATTGATTCAGATATAAATGAAGAACTTGCCAGACGCCAGAAAGGCTATGGCAGAGGCAGAAGGATGCAAATTGAAAAGGATACTGTTCAAATAACAGCGGGGATCAGGCATGGATATACATTAGGATCGCCGGTGGCACTTGTGGTTGAGAATAATGATTGGAAGCATTGGACAAAGATTATGGGCCAGGACCCTCTAAGTCCTGAGGATGAGGGTGAAGTGAAGAGAAAAATATCGCGTCCCCGTCCAGGCCATGCTGACTTAAATGGAGCACTAAAATATGGGCACAGGGATATGAGGAATGTGCTGGAGCGATCTTCAGCCAGAGAAACGACAGTGAGGGTGGCAGCCGGTGCAGCTGCCAAAAAACTGCTCTCTGAATTGGGGATTGAAGTTGCAGCCCATGTTATTGAAATTGGCGGGGTTGTTTCAAGCAAAAGAGATTATTCTTCACTAAAAGAGTTAAAGGAAATCACAGAAGAATCGCCTGTTCGCTGTCTGGATCAGAATGCCGGCCAAAAAATGATGGATGCCATTGATTCCGCGAAAGAAAATGGGGATTCCATTGGCGGAGTAGTAGAGGTTATTGTTGAAGGCATGCCTCCGGGTGTCGGAAGTTATGTACACTATGACCGCAAGCTCGATTCAAAGCTTGCAGGGGCAATGGTGAGCATTAATGCGTTTAAAGGTGTTGAGTTTGGCATTGGCTTTGAGGCTGCAAGGAAGCCTGGAAGTGAAGTTCATGATGAGATCACATGGGATCCTGAAAAAGGCTATTATCGGAAAACGAACCGGCTTGGCGGCTTAGAAGGGGGCATGACAACGGGTATGCCTATTGTTGTCAGAGGAGTGATGAAACCAATTCCTACCCTCTATAAGCCTCTTCAAAGTGTCGATATTGAAACAAAGGAACCCTTCTCAGCAAGCATAGAGCGTTCTGACAGCTGTGCAGTACCTGCAGCTGCAGTCGTTGCAGAAAATGTAATTGCCTGGGAATTGGCTTCAGCTATTGTGGATCAATTTTATTCTGACCGTTTCGAAGCATTAAAAGCTTCGGTTGAGCAGCAAAGAAAATTTGCGAGGGAGTTTTAA
- the aroB gene encoding 3-dehydroquinate synthase, translating to MNSISIKTPGRTYPVYIGSGAIEGLGSYIKDTFPALTNLMIITDETVRAIHLPVLETALRGIDAKVCTVPSGERAKTFEVYYQCLSFALEHKLDRKSLILAFGGGAVGDLGGFVAATFMRGIPFIQIPTTILAHDSAVGGKVAINHPSGKNMVGSFYQPQAVFYDLNFLDSLPPKEVRSGFAEVIKHSLIHDMNFYLSLKDNIRSLEGLPSDELSGMLTKGIEIKGMIVAEDEKEAGVRAFLNFGHTLGHAIEAEKGYGEWTHGESVAVGMLFALQLSNKMLDLRFDVNEFRCWLDQLGYQTDLPEDLSHSKLLERMKQDKKSEGQNVRFVLLKEVGSPVIHQVSDDFILQELAIFLK from the coding sequence ATGAATAGTATTTCAATCAAAACCCCCGGGAGGACCTATCCAGTTTATATAGGGTCAGGAGCAATTGAGGGATTGGGATCATATATTAAAGATACTTTTCCGGCTCTAACCAATTTAATGATAATTACAGATGAAACGGTCCGGGCCATACATCTGCCTGTGCTGGAAACAGCACTTAGGGGTATAGATGCAAAAGTCTGCACAGTGCCAAGCGGGGAGAGAGCAAAGACATTTGAAGTTTACTATCAATGCTTGTCATTTGCTTTGGAACATAAGCTTGACCGAAAATCTCTTATTCTGGCGTTTGGCGGGGGAGCTGTCGGAGATTTGGGAGGTTTCGTGGCTGCCACATTTATGAGGGGGATACCCTTCATTCAGATTCCTACTACCATTTTGGCGCATGATAGCGCCGTTGGAGGGAAAGTGGCCATCAACCATCCTTCAGGAAAAAATATGGTGGGATCCTTTTATCAGCCTCAAGCTGTATTTTATGATTTGAATTTTCTTGATTCCCTTCCTCCAAAAGAGGTGCGCTCAGGGTTTGCAGAAGTAATAAAGCATAGCTTGATACATGATATGAACTTTTATTTGAGTCTTAAAGACAACATCCGCTCGCTTGAAGGGCTTCCTTCTGATGAATTAAGCGGAATGCTTACAAAGGGGATAGAAATCAAAGGCATGATCGTTGCTGAGGACGAAAAGGAAGCTGGTGTTCGCGCATTCTTGAATTTCGGCCATACCTTGGGTCATGCAATTGAAGCAGAAAAAGGCTATGGAGAATGGACACATGGAGAATCTGTTGCAGTAGGAATGCTATTCGCACTCCAATTAAGCAATAAAATGCTTGATCTGCGTTTTGATGTTAACGAATTCCGGTGCTGGCTTGATCAGCTTGGCTACCAAACGGATCTCCCGGAAGATTTATCGCATTCAAAACTGCTGGAACGGATGAAGCAGGATAAAAAATCAGAAGGCCAGAATGTCCGCTTTGTTCTTTTGAAAGAAGTGGGCAGTCCCGTTATACACCAGGTTTCTGATGATTTTATTCTGCAGGAGCTCGCAATATTTTTAAAATAA
- the folE gene encoding GTP cyclohydrolase I FolE: MAEVNRAQIEDAVRLILEAIGEDPNREGLLDTPKRVAKMYEEVFMGLNQDPKEYFETVFGEDHEELVLVKDIPFYSMCEHHLVPFFGVAHVAYIPRGGRVTGLSKLARAVEAVAKRPQLQERITSTVANSILEKLEPHGVMVVVEAEHMCMTMRGVKKPGSKTVTSAVRGVFAEDARARAEVLSLIKQ; this comes from the coding sequence ATGGCAGAAGTGAATCGTGCCCAGATAGAGGATGCGGTGCGTTTAATATTAGAAGCTATCGGAGAAGACCCGAATCGTGAAGGACTTCTTGATACGCCTAAGCGAGTCGCAAAAATGTATGAAGAAGTTTTTATGGGGCTTAACCAGGATCCTAAAGAATACTTTGAAACAGTATTTGGCGAAGATCATGAAGAACTTGTTTTAGTTAAAGATATTCCATTCTACTCTATGTGTGAACATCACCTTGTACCTTTCTTTGGTGTTGCTCATGTAGCTTACATCCCAAGGGGCGGCAGAGTAACAGGTTTAAGCAAACTTGCCAGAGCAGTGGAGGCGGTTGCCAAGCGTCCTCAGCTTCAGGAACGCATTACATCTACTGTGGCAAATTCCATTCTGGAAAAGCTTGAGCCCCATGGTGTAATGGTCGTTGTGGAAGCGGAACATATGTGCATGACAATGCGCGGAGTTAAAAAGCCTGGTTCAAAAACGGTGACATCAGCAGTAAGAGGTGTGTTTGCAGAGGATGCAAGAGCACGGGCTGAAGTGCTTTCGCTTATTAAACAATAA
- a CDS encoding capping complex subunit for YIEGIA translates to MVLEKFILAAITTNPAKIPSGTAVFHCEDKKEMEIIAANLEAILDGIAHALTDELYVIVKH, encoded by the coding sequence ATGGTGCTTGAAAAATTCATACTGGCTGCAATTACAACAAATCCAGCCAAGATACCCTCAGGAACCGCCGTATTTCATTGTGAAGATAAAAAAGAAATGGAAATCATCGCAGCCAATCTCGAAGCTATTCTTGACGGTATTGCCCATGCTTTAACAGATGAACTATATGTAATTGTTAAGCATTAA